One stretch of Eggerthella lenta DSM 2243 DNA includes these proteins:
- a CDS encoding molybdopterin-dependent oxidoreductase, whose product MAYNPKKIAGGVAGGALLMFGAVGGIGATAGLPQTADADPIATTHAVGDNVVTAQWFNEDDVSYVSVANAQGAFTFNQEGVTPNDELFNVFGTALTSMCSKPATELVDVEGGVANFYVNVGGNIKKNFTIDVRDLAEDANQETMMACSCATGSPFGQAAVMGVPLSAVVEMADLEDGVNTITAYGADGFGQPLPLRYALEKNALLAYQVNGQELEAATGSSLQLWMPETVARYFTRDIVNIELTQEDAEPDVQQVDPCYRNKINIMNYSDDCVFKAGDEITFEGVADDLGSPIAAIEFSFDNGRTWTSCDTDGATADKWVNWQFTTSFEEKGDYRMTVRAKTADGMVSPLAATLLFEVA is encoded by the coding sequence ATGGCTTACAACCCCAAGAAGATCGCGGGCGGCGTGGCCGGCGGCGCGCTGCTGATGTTCGGAGCAGTGGGCGGTATCGGCGCTACGGCCGGACTACCGCAGACCGCCGACGCGGACCCGATCGCCACGACGCATGCCGTGGGAGACAACGTCGTGACCGCACAATGGTTCAACGAGGACGACGTGTCCTACGTCTCCGTGGCCAACGCCCAGGGAGCGTTCACCTTCAACCAGGAAGGCGTCACCCCCAACGACGAGCTGTTCAACGTGTTCGGAACAGCGCTGACCAGCATGTGCTCGAAGCCTGCCACCGAGCTCGTCGACGTGGAGGGCGGCGTGGCCAACTTCTACGTGAACGTGGGCGGCAACATCAAGAAGAACTTCACCATCGACGTGCGCGACCTGGCCGAAGATGCCAACCAGGAGACGATGATGGCGTGCTCGTGCGCCACCGGATCGCCCTTCGGCCAGGCGGCCGTCATGGGCGTGCCGCTGTCGGCCGTGGTGGAGATGGCCGACCTGGAAGACGGCGTGAACACCATCACCGCCTACGGCGCCGACGGCTTCGGCCAGCCGCTGCCCTTGCGCTACGCGCTGGAGAAGAACGCGCTTCTGGCGTACCAGGTGAACGGCCAGGAGCTGGAGGCGGCCACCGGGTCGAGCCTGCAGCTGTGGATGCCCGAGACCGTGGCGCGCTACTTCACGCGCGACATCGTGAACATCGAGCTGACGCAGGAGGATGCGGAGCCCGACGTGCAGCAGGTGGACCCGTGCTACCGCAACAAGATCAACATCATGAACTACTCCGACGACTGCGTGTTCAAGGCAGGCGACGAGATCACGTTCGAAGGCGTGGCCGACGATCTGGGAAGCCCCATCGCCGCCATCGAGTTCTCATTCGACAACGGCCGCACATGGACGTCGTGCGACACCGACGGCGCCACGGCCGACAAGTGGGTGAACTGGCAGTTCACCACGTCGTTCGAGGAAAAGGGCGACTACCGCATGACCGTGCGCGCGAAAACCGCCGACGGCATGGTGTCCCCGCTTGCGGCGACGCTGCTGTTCGAAGTGGCCTAA